A segment of the Sphingopyxis sp. OAS728 genome:
ATGGAAATCATCCTGCTCGAACGTATCGAGAAACTGGGCGGTATCGGCGACGTCGTCACCGTCAAGAACGGCTTTGCCCGTAACTACCTGCTGCCGAACAACAAGGCGCTCCGTGCGAACGAAGCGAACCGCAAGCTGTTCGAAGCCAATCGTTCGAAGATCGAGGCCGACAACGCCGAGCGTCGTACCGACGCCGAAGGCCGCGCCAAGGACATCGACGGCAAGCAGGTCGTCCTGATCCGTCAGGCATCGAACACCGGCCAGCTTTACGGCTCGGTCTCGGTGCGCGACATCGTCGACGCGCTGGTCGAGGACGGCGCCGCGAACATCACCAAGTCGATGGTCGAGCTTGAGCGCCCGATCAAGTCGCTGGGCCTTTTCGAGGTCAAGGTGAAGCTGCACCCCGAGGTCGTCGTGACCGTCGGCGTCAACGTCGCGCGCTCGCCCGACGAAGCCGAAATGCAGAAGCAGGGCATCGACGTCATCGCGGCGATGTTCGAGGAAGAACAGGCCGAAGCCGTTGCTTCGGCGCTGGAACCCGACAGCGAAGACGAATTCGAAGACGCCACGCCGCCTTCGGAACTCGCTGCCGAAGCTCCGGCTGCAGACGAAGCCGAAGAAGCGTAGGCTTCCTCTGGCCAAAGCCTTTTGAAAGGGCCGCGTTTCCGAAAGGGAGCGCGGCCCTTTTCTTATGCGCCACCCTTTCCTATGGCGACAGGTGATGGCCAACGATCCT
Coding sequences within it:
- the rplI gene encoding 50S ribosomal protein L9 yields the protein MEIILLERIEKLGGIGDVVTVKNGFARNYLLPNNKALRANEANRKLFEANRSKIEADNAERRTDAEGRAKDIDGKQVVLIRQASNTGQLYGSVSVRDIVDALVEDGAANITKSMVELERPIKSLGLFEVKVKLHPEVVVTVGVNVARSPDEAEMQKQGIDVIAAMFEEEQAEAVASALEPDSEDEFEDATPPSELAAEAPAADEAEEA